Proteins from a genomic interval of Medicago truncatula cultivar Jemalong A17 chromosome 3, MtrunA17r5.0-ANR, whole genome shotgun sequence:
- the LOC25490406 gene encoding methyl-CpG-binding domain-containing protein 2, with product MHRANFWLTPKNQNKDQKASSFLNNEVASLLDSISVSSSSSSSSSSSSWDEYKPVINKDNTSQLAPDPLLLKPMLCWQRKPPSPAPRLLPEVIAFTVQCASCYKWRLVPTKEKYEEIREYILQNPFVCEKAREWRPYLSCNVPEDVSQDNNLIWAIDKADIPQTPHGWQRLLRIRSEGSSKFADM from the coding sequence ATGCATCGTGCTAACTTTTGGCTTAcaccaaagaatcaaaacaaggACCAAAAAGCTTCATCTTTTCTCAATAATGAAGTAGCAAGTCTTCTGGATTCCATATCTGTTTCGTCTTCGTCTTCGtcttcctcttcatcttcttcttgggATGAATATAAGCCTGTGATAAATAAAGACAACACAAGTCAACTTGCCCCTGATCCACTTTTGCTTAAACCTATGCTGTGTTGGCAAAGAAAACCTCCAAGTCCAGCTCCTAGACTTTTGCCAGAAGTTATTGCTTTCACTGTTCAATGTGCTTCTTGTTATAAATGGAGGTTGGTTCCGACAAaggaaaaatatgaagaaatacGTGAATATATCCTTCAAAATCCTTTTGTTTGTGAAAAAGCTCGTGAGTGGCGACCCTATCTATCTTGTAATGTTCCGGAGGATGTTTCTCAGGATAACAATTTGATCTGGGCTATTGACAAGGCAGACATTCCACAAACTCCACATGGATGGCAACGACTGCTACGAATCAGATCTGAAGGAAGTAGCAAATTTGCAGATAtgtaa
- the LOC25490407 gene encoding cyclic dof factor 1, whose amino-acid sequence MIETKDPEIKLFGKKILFPGEGEALMIDGEENVSPAAAMDVEEERDSESENEDDEEETEKDPEADKDTEEKKEADPPPDAAEIKNNNNSAATLPEGNPKTPSIDEETSKSENEQSETTANNNDTQEKTLKKPDKLLLCPRCNSADTKFCYYNNYNVNQPRYFCKACQRYWTAGGTMRNVPVGAGRRKNKNNSSSHYRHITISEALDAARIISPNGTHHLQNLKTNGRVLNFGLDHPHIYDSMSNDLNPAEKKVLNDTRNNGDRFSSASSVTVSKSMEESGKNMTQESLPQKNNGFIPQVPCMTSVPWPYTWSSGAIPSPQTLCPPGFPMSFYPAPFWNVPWFPPHTPATTPRSSPKSPTLGKHSRDDDNTNDENAKQDSLQTEESPKQRNGCVLVPKTLRIDDPTEAAKSSIWETLGIKNEGLSRGGMTKAFQSKKDGKNHVQTSPMLMANPAALARSLNFHENS is encoded by the exons atgattgaaactAAGGACCCTGAAATTAAGCTCTTTGGGAAGAAGATTCTTTTTCCTGGGGAAGGTGAAGCTCTTATGATTGATGGTGAGGAAAATGTTTCGCCCGCGGCGGCTATGGAtgtagaagaagaaagagatagTGAGTCTgagaatgaagatgatgaagaagaaacgGAGAAG GATCCTGAAGCAGATAAAGATACTGAGGAAAAGAAAGAAGCTGATCCTCCACCAGATGCAGCAGAgatcaagaacaacaacaattcagcaGCAACATTACCGGAGGGTAACCCAAAAACACCTTCCATAGATGAAGAAACTTCAAAATCCGAAAACGAACAAAGTGAAACAACAGCAAACAACAACGATACTCAAGAGAAAACACTAAAGAAACCAGACAAATTACTCCTGTGTCCACGCTGCAACAGCGCGGACACAAAGTTCTGTTACTACAATAATTACAACGTCAATCAGCCGCGCTATTTCTGCAAGGCGTGTCAAAGATATTGGACTGCAGGTGGAACCATGAGAAATGTTCCGGTGGGtgcaggaagaagaaaaaataagaaCAACTCTTCGTCGCATTATCGCCACATCACCATCTCTGAGGCTCTTGATGCAGCAAGAATTATTTCTCCTAATGGAACTCATCatcttcaaaatttgaaaaccaATGGTAGAGTTCTCAACTTTGGGTTGGATCATCCACATATCTATGATTCAATGTCAAATGATCTCAATCCTGCAGAGAAAAAGGTTCTTAACGACACTCGAAATAATGGTGATCGTTTTTCAAGTGCGTCTTCTGTTACAGTTTCAAAATCCATGGAGGAAAGTGGTAAAAACATGACACAAGAATCATTGCCACAGAAAAATAATGGTTTCATTCCCCAAGTTCCATGTATGACTAGTGTTCCTTGGCCTTATACTTGGAGTTCTGGCGCAATTCCCTCGCCGCAAACTTTGTGTCCTCCGGGATTTCCCATGTCATTTTACCCTGCTCCTTTTTGGAATGTTCCTTGGTTTCCGCCTCATACTCCCGCGACAACTCCAAGATCTAGTCCGAAATCTCCAACGCTCGGGAAACACTCGAGGGACGATGACAACACCAACGACGAAAATGCTAAACAAGACAGTTTGCAAACAGAAGAATCACCAAAACAAAGAAATGGGTGTGTTTTGGTTCCTAAAACATTGCGAATTGATGATCCAACCGAAGCTGCAAAGAGTTCAATTTGGGAAACACTTGGAATTAAGAATGAAGGTTTGAGTAGAGGTGGTATGACTAAGGCTTTTCAATCAAAGAAAGATGGTAAAAACCATGTTCAAACCTCTCCAATGTTGATGGCTAACCCTGCAGCTTTAGCTAGATCGCTTAATTTCCATGAGAACTCTTAA